The Anopheles coluzzii chromosome 2, AcolN3, whole genome shotgun sequence genome window below encodes:
- the LOC120948287 gene encoding centrosomin isoform X6, translating into MSGIFKYTPNRTAASTPNRRSAFGTGFGSPGVHQDATMDNSYAMGFRSPSINALTGHGSPVQVRSLRDNEEEISTLRKENFNLKLRIYFLEQKAGICTDNDTPGGLGVTSSSASNTSCDGNYLKQNIDLKVEVESLRQDLQSKHDLLCQAVKAMEVLEESHKKAEERHRELVNDLNHRIENHQAEIRSLELMAGELQKQHRELQLSTSLRGDPELQQQQEQHAAEEGKEGMTTRDNVGESLLDFLDAVQQHSELSVQEKLKVLEMENAVRQCQERNEQLTRQVEQLQAIIEEKASKISQLEMELGELRFENAELREESEKPQSNIEIDRLKKQNFDIRAELAEKLCVLDDTETKLKEKTLECTKTCKMVEKLIKTITEQDKELEKLKRNSNISLHSEHGMNGGATGALAGVAALAVPEIVDQDRKPVSQAEYDALVQRAKLLQQKNDTLIHKLCGNGGAGDHRNDRNIIIKQLNDELIKAREEAEKAQKWRKEYADLCAISTHRLEELAGFLDSLLRNKELIGSLSTDSRKAIRNAVDRSLDLSRSLNMSISVTGLSLIGTNNNSLAQLSCLSGYLDQSAVLEHGEHSSAGDDVDDEHDKENRASNVKGQTIQTGGHGALFGGLNQTKQMIETLRAENKALRGELMEQQQLQQQQHQQRTRRRESKERKSVPIEPISDSEAWSEPDRGVSLARIGLEDSSSALLRQKNGPAGGPTASLSSPTSGAAALELSSTSDNEPGLLAAAGLSSQRKSATVAEMKQLQETVASLSKELQDKNGTLLTVQSQLVDLDSELQRERIRAAKAQTEATETRQLSERWERDAAVHREQAEQAAQRLAALEGDIRQRDALIEKLRKEREQAAVDLRVAMMKLETMQSEYGELQQRHRRELDAMLAKEQQQLEELRQSLTESFRNELQLKQQSFDTALAQNYISKNIHQEKVRELNELHYRLEDAHNDLSAMAEAEEQLRRQLADCERSAAAMKKSLDEATLQASKAAIERTKALNEKRQLETELGFAHDELEQLKVEKNALNEQLQTIIRTQQQQQHPRSPRGSGGGNQSASGTDEEITPGVRRQLENSSPDLGIESDPGRLSNVELKFATSPQQRPLLKTLELTKSMSNLLLNPNQEVKPESSGESSKGAAGGEQQEGGGVDKTTVIHHDCAKIEVDYRDLMHRYNKTRHYLAVAYDKIKSSNKVKKQLEIEVKQQIHKTNVVLKTVQRNLDSGNDGAGEH; encoded by the exons ATGTCTGGAATATTCAAATACACGCCCAACCGGACGGCAGCTTCCACGCCGAACCGACGATCAGCGTTCGGCACTGGATTCGG CAGTCCCGGCGTACACCAGGATGCCACCATGGACAACTCAT ATGCGATGGGATTCCGTTCGCCCTCGATAAACGCCCTGACCGGTCACGGTTCGCCGGTTCAGGTGCGCTCGCTGCGCGACAACGAGGAGGAAATTTCCACCCTGCGCAAGGAAAACTTCAATCTGAAGCTACGCATTTACTTCCTCGAGCAGAAGGCGGGCATCTGCACCGACAATGACACGCCCGGCGGACTGGGTGTAACCTCATCGTCCGCGTCCAACACGTCGTGCGATGGGAACTATCTGAAACAGAACATCGATCTTAAG GTCGAGGTAGAATCGTTACGGCAGGATCTGCAAAGCAAGCATGATCTGCTGTGCCAGGCCGTCAAGGCGATGGAAGTGCTGGAGGAAAGCCACAAGAAGGCGGAGGAACGGCACCGCGAGCTGGTGAACGATCTGAACCATCGCATCGAGAACCATCAGGCCGAGATTCGGTCGCTGGAGCTGATGGCGGGcgagctgcagaagcagcaccGTGAGCTGCAGCTGTCCACCAGCTTGCGGGGCGATCCGgagctacagcagcagcaggagcagcacgCGGCcgaagagggaaaggagggcatgaCGACGCGGGACAATGTCGGCGAAAGCTTGCTCGACTTTCTGGACGcggtgcagcagcacagcgAGCTGAGCGTGCAGGAGAAGCTGAAGGTGCTGGAGATGGAGAACGCCGTCCGGCAGTGCCAGGAGCGTAACGAGCAGCTCACCCGCCAGGTGGAACAGCTGCAGGCCATCATCGAGGAGAAGGCGAGCAAGATCAGCCAGCTGGAGATGGAGCTGGGCGAGCTGCGGTTCGAGAATGCGGAGCTGCGGGAGGAAAGCGAAAAGCCACAAAGCAACATTGAG ATTGATCGACTTAAGAAGCAAAACTTTGATATTCGGGCCGAGCTGGCGGAGAAGCTGTGCGTGCTCGACGACACCGAGACGAAGCTAAAGGAGAAAACGCTCGAGTGCACCAAGACCTGCAAAATGGTGGAAAAGTTGATCAAAACCATCACCGAGCAGGACAAGGAGCTGGAGAAGCTGAAGCGAAACTCG AACATTTCACTTCACTCCGAGCACGGCATGAACGGTGGTGCAACGGGCGCCCTGGCTGGTGTGGCCGCGCTGGCTGTGCCCGAAATCGTGGACCAGGACCGCAAACCGGTCAGCCAGGCCGAGTACGACGCGCTGGTGCAGCGGGcgaagctgctgcagcagaagAACGACACGCTGATCCACAAGCTGTGCGGCAACGGTGGGGCGGGCGACCATCGGAACGAtcgcaacatcatcatcaagcaGCTGAACGACGAGCTGATCAAGGCGCGCGAAGAGGCGGAAAAGGCCCAGAAGTGGCGCAAAGAGTACGCGGACCTGTGCGCGATCTCGACGCACCGGCTCGAGGAGCTGGCCGGCTTTCTCGATTCGCTGCTGCGGAACAAGGAGCTGATCGGGTCGCTGTCGACGGACAGCCGGAAGGCAATCCGCAACGCGGTCGATCGCAGCCTGGATTTGTCGCGCAGCCTCAACATGTCGATCTCGGTGACGGGGCTTTCGCTGATcggcaccaacaacaacagtctGGCGCAGCTGAGCTGCCTGTCGGGCTATCTGGATCAGTCGGCCGTCCTGGAGCATGGCGAGCACAGCAGTGCCGGCGACGATGTGGACGACGAGCACGATAAGGAAAACCGCGCGTCGAACGTGAAAGGACAGACCATTCAGACCGGCGGTCATGGTGCGCTGTTTGGGGGGCTGAACCAAACGAAGCAGATGATCGAAACGTTGCGCGCAGAGAACAAAGCATTGCGGGGCGAGCtgatggagcagcagcagctgcagcagcagcagcatcaacagcgaaCTCGGCGCCGCGAAAGCAAGGAGCGCAAGTCCGTCCCCATCGAGCCGATTTCCGACTCGGAAGCGTGGTCCGAACCGGATCGGGGCGTTTCGCTCGCACGCATCGGGCTCGAGGACAGCTCTTCGGCTTTGCTGCGGCAAAAGAACGGTCCAGCCGGCGGTCCGACGGCGTCACTAAGCTCGCCAACGTCGGGCGCTGCTGCGCTGGAACTGAGCTCCACCTCAGACAACGAACCCGGATTGTTGGCTGCTGCCGGTCTTTCCTCGCAGCGGAAAAGCGCAACCGTGGCTGAAATGAAACAGCTGCAGGAGACGGTCGCATCGCTCAGCAAAGAGCTGCAGGACAAGAACGGAACGCTGCTGACCGTACAGAGCCAGCTGGTCGATCTGGACAGTGAGCTGCAGCGGGAGCGAATCCGGGCCGCCAAAGCGCAAACGGAAGCGACCGAAACGCGCCAACTGTCCGAACGGTGGGAACGGGACGCCGCGGTGCACAGGGAACAGGCTGAACAGGCCGCCCAACGGCTGGCGGCGCTCGAGGGCGACATTCGGCAGCGCGATGCGCTGATCGAGAAGCTGCGCAAGGAGCGCGAACAGGCGGCGGTCGATCTGCGCGTGGCCATGATGAAGCTGGAAACGATGCAGTCCGAGTACGgcgagctgcagcagcggcaccGGCGCGAACTGGACGCCATGCTGgcgaaggagcagcagcagctggaggaGCTGCGCCAGAGCCTCACCGAATCATTCCGCAACGAGCTGCAGCTGAAGCAGCAATCGTTCGACACGGCCCTGGCCCAGAACTACATCTCCAAAAACATCCACCAGGAGAAGGTGCGCGAGCTGAACGAGCTGCACTACCGGCTGGAGGATGCGCACAACGACCTGTCCGCGATGGCCGAGGCGGAGGAGCAGCTGCGCCGCCAGCTGGCCGACTGCGAGCGCAGCGCGGCGGCGATGAAGAAGAGCCTCGACGAGGCGACGCTGCAAGCGTCCAAGGCAGCGATCGAGCGGACGAAGGCGCTGAACGAGAAGCGCCAGCTCGAGACCGAGCTCGGCTTCGCGCACGACGAGCTGGAGCAGCTGAAGGTGGAGAAGAACGCACTGAACGAGCAGCTGCAGACCATCATTcggacgcagcagcagcagcagcatccacgCAGTCCACGTGGTTCCGGCGGCGGCAACCAATCAGCGTCCGGAACGGACGAAGAAATTACGCCCGGTGTACGGCGACAGCTCGAGAACTCATCGCCCGATCTCGGCATCGAGAGTGATCCCGGCCGGCTCTCGAACGTGGAGCTCAAGTTTGCGACCTCGCCGCAGCAGCGTCCCCTTCTCAAAACGCTGGAACTGACGAAATCCATGTCCAACTTGCTATTGAATCCGAACCAGGAAG TCAAACCGGAGAGCAGTGGAGAATCGTCCAAGGGGGCGGCTGGCGGCGAACAGCAGGAAGGTGGTGGGGTCGATAAGACGACGGTGATCCATCACGACTGTGCCAAGATCGAGGTCGACTACAGGGATCTGATGCATCGGTACAACAAAACGCGCCACTATCTGGCCGTTGCGTACGACAAAATCAAATCCTCCAACAAGGTGAAGAAGCAGCTGGAGATTGAGGTGAAGCAGCAGATCCACAAGACGAACGTCGTGCTGAAGACGGTGCAGCGCAATCTGGATTCGGGCAACGATGGCGCTGGTGAGCATTGA
- the LOC120948287 gene encoding centrosomin isoform X3, whose amino-acid sequence MSGIFKYTPNRTAASTPNRRSAFGTGFGSPGVHQDATMDNSYAMGFRSPSINALTGHGSPVQVRSLRDNEEEISTLRKENFNLKLRIYFLEQKAGICTDNDTPGGLGVTSSSASNTSCDGNYLKQNIDLKVEVESLRQDLQSKHDLLCQAVKAMEVLEESHKKAEERHRELVNDLNHRIENHQAEIRSLELMAGELQKQHRELQLSTSLRGDPELQQQQEQHAAEEGKEGMTTRDNVGESLLDFLDAVQQHSELSVQEKLKVLEMENAVRQCQERNEQLTRQVEQLQAIIEEKASKISQLEMELGELRFENAELREESEKPQSNIEIDRLKKQNFDIRAELAEKLCVLDDTETKLKEKTLECTKTCKMVEKLIKTITEQDKELEKLKRNSPIEANAGGREPPIRKNISLHSEHGMNGGATGALAGVAALAVPEIVDQDRKPVSQAEYDALVQRAKLLQQKNDTLIHKLCGNGGAGDHRNDRNIIIKQLNDELIKAREEAEKAQKWRKEYADLCAISTHRLEELAGFLDSLLRNKELIGSLSTDSRKAIRNAVDRSLDLSRSLNMSISVTGLSLIGTNNNSLAQLSCLSGYLDQSAVLEHGEHSSAGDDVDDEHDKENRASNVKGQTIQTGGHGALFGGLNQTKQMIETLRAENKALRGELMEQQQLQQQQHQQRTRRRESKERKSVPIEPISDSEAWSEPDRGVSLARIGLEDSSSALLRQKNGPAGGPTASLSSPTSGAAALELSSTSDNEPGLLAAAGLSSQRKSATVAEMKQLQETVASLSKELQDKNGTLLTVQSQLVDLDSELQRERIRAAKAQTEATETRQLSERWERDAAVHREQAEQAAQRLAALEGDIRQRDALIEKLRKEREQAAVDLRVAMMKLETMQSEYGELQQRHRRELDAMLAKEQQQLEELRQSLTESFRNELQLKQQSFDTALAQNYISKNIHQEKVRELNELHYRLEDAHNDLSAMAEAEEQLRRQLADCERSAAAMKKSLDEATLQASKAAIERTKALNEKRQLETELGFAHDELEQLKVEKNALNEQLQTIIRTQQQQQHPRSPRGSGGGNQSASGTDEEITPGVRRQLENSSPDLGIESDPGRLSNVELKFATSPQQRPLLKTLELTKSMSNLLLNPNQEVKPESSGESSKGAAGGEQQEGGGVDKTTVIHHDCAKIEVDYRDLMHRYNKTRHYLAVAYDKIKSSNKVKKQLEIEVKQQIHKTNVVLKTVQRNLDSGNDGAGEH is encoded by the exons ATGTCTGGAATATTCAAATACACGCCCAACCGGACGGCAGCTTCCACGCCGAACCGACGATCAGCGTTCGGCACTGGATTCGG CAGTCCCGGCGTACACCAGGATGCCACCATGGACAACTCAT ATGCGATGGGATTCCGTTCGCCCTCGATAAACGCCCTGACCGGTCACGGTTCGCCGGTTCAGGTGCGCTCGCTGCGCGACAACGAGGAGGAAATTTCCACCCTGCGCAAGGAAAACTTCAATCTGAAGCTACGCATTTACTTCCTCGAGCAGAAGGCGGGCATCTGCACCGACAATGACACGCCCGGCGGACTGGGTGTAACCTCATCGTCCGCGTCCAACACGTCGTGCGATGGGAACTATCTGAAACAGAACATCGATCTTAAG GTCGAGGTAGAATCGTTACGGCAGGATCTGCAAAGCAAGCATGATCTGCTGTGCCAGGCCGTCAAGGCGATGGAAGTGCTGGAGGAAAGCCACAAGAAGGCGGAGGAACGGCACCGCGAGCTGGTGAACGATCTGAACCATCGCATCGAGAACCATCAGGCCGAGATTCGGTCGCTGGAGCTGATGGCGGGcgagctgcagaagcagcaccGTGAGCTGCAGCTGTCCACCAGCTTGCGGGGCGATCCGgagctacagcagcagcaggagcagcacgCGGCcgaagagggaaaggagggcatgaCGACGCGGGACAATGTCGGCGAAAGCTTGCTCGACTTTCTGGACGcggtgcagcagcacagcgAGCTGAGCGTGCAGGAGAAGCTGAAGGTGCTGGAGATGGAGAACGCCGTCCGGCAGTGCCAGGAGCGTAACGAGCAGCTCACCCGCCAGGTGGAACAGCTGCAGGCCATCATCGAGGAGAAGGCGAGCAAGATCAGCCAGCTGGAGATGGAGCTGGGCGAGCTGCGGTTCGAGAATGCGGAGCTGCGGGAGGAAAGCGAAAAGCCACAAAGCAACATTGAG ATTGATCGACTTAAGAAGCAAAACTTTGATATTCGGGCCGAGCTGGCGGAGAAGCTGTGCGTGCTCGACGACACCGAGACGAAGCTAAAGGAGAAAACGCTCGAGTGCACCAAGACCTGCAAAATGGTGGAAAAGTTGATCAAAACCATCACCGAGCAGGACAAGGAGCTGGAGAAGCTGAAGCGAAACTCG ccGATAGAAGCGAACGCCGGTGGTCGCGAGCCGCCGATCCGAAAG AACATTTCACTTCACTCCGAGCACGGCATGAACGGTGGTGCAACGGGCGCCCTGGCTGGTGTGGCCGCGCTGGCTGTGCCCGAAATCGTGGACCAGGACCGCAAACCGGTCAGCCAGGCCGAGTACGACGCGCTGGTGCAGCGGGcgaagctgctgcagcagaagAACGACACGCTGATCCACAAGCTGTGCGGCAACGGTGGGGCGGGCGACCATCGGAACGAtcgcaacatcatcatcaagcaGCTGAACGACGAGCTGATCAAGGCGCGCGAAGAGGCGGAAAAGGCCCAGAAGTGGCGCAAAGAGTACGCGGACCTGTGCGCGATCTCGACGCACCGGCTCGAGGAGCTGGCCGGCTTTCTCGATTCGCTGCTGCGGAACAAGGAGCTGATCGGGTCGCTGTCGACGGACAGCCGGAAGGCAATCCGCAACGCGGTCGATCGCAGCCTGGATTTGTCGCGCAGCCTCAACATGTCGATCTCGGTGACGGGGCTTTCGCTGATcggcaccaacaacaacagtctGGCGCAGCTGAGCTGCCTGTCGGGCTATCTGGATCAGTCGGCCGTCCTGGAGCATGGCGAGCACAGCAGTGCCGGCGACGATGTGGACGACGAGCACGATAAGGAAAACCGCGCGTCGAACGTGAAAGGACAGACCATTCAGACCGGCGGTCATGGTGCGCTGTTTGGGGGGCTGAACCAAACGAAGCAGATGATCGAAACGTTGCGCGCAGAGAACAAAGCATTGCGGGGCGAGCtgatggagcagcagcagctgcagcagcagcagcatcaacagcgaaCTCGGCGCCGCGAAAGCAAGGAGCGCAAGTCCGTCCCCATCGAGCCGATTTCCGACTCGGAAGCGTGGTCCGAACCGGATCGGGGCGTTTCGCTCGCACGCATCGGGCTCGAGGACAGCTCTTCGGCTTTGCTGCGGCAAAAGAACGGTCCAGCCGGCGGTCCGACGGCGTCACTAAGCTCGCCAACGTCGGGCGCTGCTGCGCTGGAACTGAGCTCCACCTCAGACAACGAACCCGGATTGTTGGCTGCTGCCGGTCTTTCCTCGCAGCGGAAAAGCGCAACCGTGGCTGAAATGAAACAGCTGCAGGAGACGGTCGCATCGCTCAGCAAAGAGCTGCAGGACAAGAACGGAACGCTGCTGACCGTACAGAGCCAGCTGGTCGATCTGGACAGTGAGCTGCAGCGGGAGCGAATCCGGGCCGCCAAAGCGCAAACGGAAGCGACCGAAACGCGCCAACTGTCCGAACGGTGGGAACGGGACGCCGCGGTGCACAGGGAACAGGCTGAACAGGCCGCCCAACGGCTGGCGGCGCTCGAGGGCGACATTCGGCAGCGCGATGCGCTGATCGAGAAGCTGCGCAAGGAGCGCGAACAGGCGGCGGTCGATCTGCGCGTGGCCATGATGAAGCTGGAAACGATGCAGTCCGAGTACGgcgagctgcagcagcggcaccGGCGCGAACTGGACGCCATGCTGgcgaaggagcagcagcagctggaggaGCTGCGCCAGAGCCTCACCGAATCATTCCGCAACGAGCTGCAGCTGAAGCAGCAATCGTTCGACACGGCCCTGGCCCAGAACTACATCTCCAAAAACATCCACCAGGAGAAGGTGCGCGAGCTGAACGAGCTGCACTACCGGCTGGAGGATGCGCACAACGACCTGTCCGCGATGGCCGAGGCGGAGGAGCAGCTGCGCCGCCAGCTGGCCGACTGCGAGCGCAGCGCGGCGGCGATGAAGAAGAGCCTCGACGAGGCGACGCTGCAAGCGTCCAAGGCAGCGATCGAGCGGACGAAGGCGCTGAACGAGAAGCGCCAGCTCGAGACCGAGCTCGGCTTCGCGCACGACGAGCTGGAGCAGCTGAAGGTGGAGAAGAACGCACTGAACGAGCAGCTGCAGACCATCATTcggacgcagcagcagcagcagcatccacgCAGTCCACGTGGTTCCGGCGGCGGCAACCAATCAGCGTCCGGAACGGACGAAGAAATTACGCCCGGTGTACGGCGACAGCTCGAGAACTCATCGCCCGATCTCGGCATCGAGAGTGATCCCGGCCGGCTCTCGAACGTGGAGCTCAAGTTTGCGACCTCGCCGCAGCAGCGTCCCCTTCTCAAAACGCTGGAACTGACGAAATCCATGTCCAACTTGCTATTGAATCCGAACCAGGAAG TCAAACCGGAGAGCAGTGGAGAATCGTCCAAGGGGGCGGCTGGCGGCGAACAGCAGGAAGGTGGTGGGGTCGATAAGACGACGGTGATCCATCACGACTGTGCCAAGATCGAGGTCGACTACAGGGATCTGATGCATCGGTACAACAAAACGCGCCACTATCTGGCCGTTGCGTACGACAAAATCAAATCCTCCAACAAGGTGAAGAAGCAGCTGGAGATTGAGGTGAAGCAGCAGATCCACAAGACGAACGTCGTGCTGAAGACGGTGCAGCGCAATCTGGATTCGGGCAACGATGGCGCTGGTGAGCATTGA
- the LOC120948287 gene encoding centrosomin isoform X4, with protein MSGIFKYTPNRTAASTPNRRSAFGTGFGPGVHQDATMDNSYAMGFRSPSINALTGHGSPVQVRSLRDNEEEISTLRKENFNLKLRIYFLEQKAGICTDNDTPGGLGVTSSSASNTSCDGNYLKQNIDLKVEVESLRQDLQSKHDLLCQAVKAMEVLEESHKKAEERHRELVNDLNHRIENHQAEIRSLELMAGELQKQHRELQLSTSLRGDPELQQQQEQHAAEEGKEGMTTRDNVGESLLDFLDAVQQHSELSVQEKLKVLEMENAVRQCQERNEQLTRQVEQLQAIIEEKASKISQLEMELGELRFENAELREESEKPQSNIEIDRLKKQNFDIRAELAEKLCVLDDTETKLKEKTLECTKTCKMVEKLIKTITEQDKELEKLKRNSPIEANAGGREPPIRKNISLHSEHGMNGGATGALAGVAALAVPEIVDQDRKPVSQAEYDALVQRAKLLQQKNDTLIHKLCGNGGAGDHRNDRNIIIKQLNDELIKAREEAEKAQKWRKEYADLCAISTHRLEELAGFLDSLLRNKELIGSLSTDSRKAIRNAVDRSLDLSRSLNMSISVTGLSLIGTNNNSLAQLSCLSGYLDQSAVLEHGEHSSAGDDVDDEHDKENRASNVKGQTIQTGGHGALFGGLNQTKQMIETLRAENKALRGELMEQQQLQQQQHQQRTRRRESKERKSVPIEPISDSEAWSEPDRGVSLARIGLEDSSSALLRQKNGPAGGPTASLSSPTSGAAALELSSTSDNEPGLLAAAGLSSQRKSATVAEMKQLQETVASLSKELQDKNGTLLTVQSQLVDLDSELQRERIRAAKAQTEATETRQLSERWERDAAVHREQAEQAAQRLAALEGDIRQRDALIEKLRKEREQAAVDLRVAMMKLETMQSEYGELQQRHRRELDAMLAKEQQQLEELRQSLTESFRNELQLKQQSFDTALAQNYISKNIHQEKVRELNELHYRLEDAHNDLSAMAEAEEQLRRQLADCERSAAAMKKSLDEATLQASKAAIERTKALNEKRQLETELGFAHDELEQLKVEKNALNEQLQTIIRTQQQQQHPRSPRGSGGGNQSASGTDEEITPGVRRQLENSSPDLGIESDPGRLSNVELKFATSPQQRPLLKTLELTKSMSNLLLNPNQEVKPESSGESSKGAAGGEQQEGGGVDKTTVIHHDCAKIEVDYRDLMHRYNKTRHYLAVAYDKIKSSNKVKKQLEIEVKQQIHKTNVVLKTVQRNLDSGNDGAGEH; from the exons ATGTCTGGAATATTCAAATACACGCCCAACCGGACGGCAGCTTCCACGCCGAACCGACGATCAGCGTTCGGCACTGGATTCGG TCCCGGCGTACACCAGGATGCCACCATGGACAACTCAT ATGCGATGGGATTCCGTTCGCCCTCGATAAACGCCCTGACCGGTCACGGTTCGCCGGTTCAGGTGCGCTCGCTGCGCGACAACGAGGAGGAAATTTCCACCCTGCGCAAGGAAAACTTCAATCTGAAGCTACGCATTTACTTCCTCGAGCAGAAGGCGGGCATCTGCACCGACAATGACACGCCCGGCGGACTGGGTGTAACCTCATCGTCCGCGTCCAACACGTCGTGCGATGGGAACTATCTGAAACAGAACATCGATCTTAAG GTCGAGGTAGAATCGTTACGGCAGGATCTGCAAAGCAAGCATGATCTGCTGTGCCAGGCCGTCAAGGCGATGGAAGTGCTGGAGGAAAGCCACAAGAAGGCGGAGGAACGGCACCGCGAGCTGGTGAACGATCTGAACCATCGCATCGAGAACCATCAGGCCGAGATTCGGTCGCTGGAGCTGATGGCGGGcgagctgcagaagcagcaccGTGAGCTGCAGCTGTCCACCAGCTTGCGGGGCGATCCGgagctacagcagcagcaggagcagcacgCGGCcgaagagggaaaggagggcatgaCGACGCGGGACAATGTCGGCGAAAGCTTGCTCGACTTTCTGGACGcggtgcagcagcacagcgAGCTGAGCGTGCAGGAGAAGCTGAAGGTGCTGGAGATGGAGAACGCCGTCCGGCAGTGCCAGGAGCGTAACGAGCAGCTCACCCGCCAGGTGGAACAGCTGCAGGCCATCATCGAGGAGAAGGCGAGCAAGATCAGCCAGCTGGAGATGGAGCTGGGCGAGCTGCGGTTCGAGAATGCGGAGCTGCGGGAGGAAAGCGAAAAGCCACAAAGCAACATTGAG ATTGATCGACTTAAGAAGCAAAACTTTGATATTCGGGCCGAGCTGGCGGAGAAGCTGTGCGTGCTCGACGACACCGAGACGAAGCTAAAGGAGAAAACGCTCGAGTGCACCAAGACCTGCAAAATGGTGGAAAAGTTGATCAAAACCATCACCGAGCAGGACAAGGAGCTGGAGAAGCTGAAGCGAAACTCG ccGATAGAAGCGAACGCCGGTGGTCGCGAGCCGCCGATCCGAAAG AACATTTCACTTCACTCCGAGCACGGCATGAACGGTGGTGCAACGGGCGCCCTGGCTGGTGTGGCCGCGCTGGCTGTGCCCGAAATCGTGGACCAGGACCGCAAACCGGTCAGCCAGGCCGAGTACGACGCGCTGGTGCAGCGGGcgaagctgctgcagcagaagAACGACACGCTGATCCACAAGCTGTGCGGCAACGGTGGGGCGGGCGACCATCGGAACGAtcgcaacatcatcatcaagcaGCTGAACGACGAGCTGATCAAGGCGCGCGAAGAGGCGGAAAAGGCCCAGAAGTGGCGCAAAGAGTACGCGGACCTGTGCGCGATCTCGACGCACCGGCTCGAGGAGCTGGCCGGCTTTCTCGATTCGCTGCTGCGGAACAAGGAGCTGATCGGGTCGCTGTCGACGGACAGCCGGAAGGCAATCCGCAACGCGGTCGATCGCAGCCTGGATTTGTCGCGCAGCCTCAACATGTCGATCTCGGTGACGGGGCTTTCGCTGATcggcaccaacaacaacagtctGGCGCAGCTGAGCTGCCTGTCGGGCTATCTGGATCAGTCGGCCGTCCTGGAGCATGGCGAGCACAGCAGTGCCGGCGACGATGTGGACGACGAGCACGATAAGGAAAACCGCGCGTCGAACGTGAAAGGACAGACCATTCAGACCGGCGGTCATGGTGCGCTGTTTGGGGGGCTGAACCAAACGAAGCAGATGATCGAAACGTTGCGCGCAGAGAACAAAGCATTGCGGGGCGAGCtgatggagcagcagcagctgcagcagcagcagcatcaacagcgaaCTCGGCGCCGCGAAAGCAAGGAGCGCAAGTCCGTCCCCATCGAGCCGATTTCCGACTCGGAAGCGTGGTCCGAACCGGATCGGGGCGTTTCGCTCGCACGCATCGGGCTCGAGGACAGCTCTTCGGCTTTGCTGCGGCAAAAGAACGGTCCAGCCGGCGGTCCGACGGCGTCACTAAGCTCGCCAACGTCGGGCGCTGCTGCGCTGGAACTGAGCTCCACCTCAGACAACGAACCCGGATTGTTGGCTGCTGCCGGTCTTTCCTCGCAGCGGAAAAGCGCAACCGTGGCTGAAATGAAACAGCTGCAGGAGACGGTCGCATCGCTCAGCAAAGAGCTGCAGGACAAGAACGGAACGCTGCTGACCGTACAGAGCCAGCTGGTCGATCTGGACAGTGAGCTGCAGCGGGAGCGAATCCGGGCCGCCAAAGCGCAAACGGAAGCGACCGAAACGCGCCAACTGTCCGAACGGTGGGAACGGGACGCCGCGGTGCACAGGGAACAGGCTGAACAGGCCGCCCAACGGCTGGCGGCGCTCGAGGGCGACATTCGGCAGCGCGATGCGCTGATCGAGAAGCTGCGCAAGGAGCGCGAACAGGCGGCGGTCGATCTGCGCGTGGCCATGATGAAGCTGGAAACGATGCAGTCCGAGTACGgcgagctgcagcagcggcaccGGCGCGAACTGGACGCCATGCTGgcgaaggagcagcagcagctggaggaGCTGCGCCAGAGCCTCACCGAATCATTCCGCAACGAGCTGCAGCTGAAGCAGCAATCGTTCGACACGGCCCTGGCCCAGAACTACATCTCCAAAAACATCCACCAGGAGAAGGTGCGCGAGCTGAACGAGCTGCACTACCGGCTGGAGGATGCGCACAACGACCTGTCCGCGATGGCCGAGGCGGAGGAGCAGCTGCGCCGCCAGCTGGCCGACTGCGAGCGCAGCGCGGCGGCGATGAAGAAGAGCCTCGACGAGGCGACGCTGCAAGCGTCCAAGGCAGCGATCGAGCGGACGAAGGCGCTGAACGAGAAGCGCCAGCTCGAGACCGAGCTCGGCTTCGCGCACGACGAGCTGGAGCAGCTGAAGGTGGAGAAGAACGCACTGAACGAGCAGCTGCAGACCATCATTcggacgcagcagcagcagcagcatccacgCAGTCCACGTGGTTCCGGCGGCGGCAACCAATCAGCGTCCGGAACGGACGAAGAAATTACGCCCGGTGTACGGCGACAGCTCGAGAACTCATCGCCCGATCTCGGCATCGAGAGTGATCCCGGCCGGCTCTCGAACGTGGAGCTCAAGTTTGCGACCTCGCCGCAGCAGCGTCCCCTTCTCAAAACGCTGGAACTGACGAAATCCATGTCCAACTTGCTATTGAATCCGAACCAGGAAG TCAAACCGGAGAGCAGTGGAGAATCGTCCAAGGGGGCGGCTGGCGGCGAACAGCAGGAAGGTGGTGGGGTCGATAAGACGACGGTGATCCATCACGACTGTGCCAAGATCGAGGTCGACTACAGGGATCTGATGCATCGGTACAACAAAACGCGCCACTATCTGGCCGTTGCGTACGACAAAATCAAATCCTCCAACAAGGTGAAGAAGCAGCTGGAGATTGAGGTGAAGCAGCAGATCCACAAGACGAACGTCGTGCTGAAGACGGTGCAGCGCAATCTGGATTCGGGCAACGATGGCGCTGGTGAGCATTGA